One genomic region from Lycorma delicatula isolate Av1 chromosome 9, ASM4794821v1, whole genome shotgun sequence encodes:
- the LOC142330251 gene encoding uncharacterized protein LOC142330251: MSCIPCVAEGEGSSIPLEDFDRWTDSLRHVLDSRDGRRYFREFLTSRNLDESAATLEFWERSELLLCQPKHPKVHGHSRSSSITVMRFQKDARDLVTMAEDQVNFDLAQLRCLYEAIDSGKEELIRSTFKEAMQAACELLSEDYQLFRRHLLKQRGLLS; this comes from the exons ATGAGTTGTATCCCCTGTGTAGCAGAGGGAGAGGGTAGTAGTATTCCTTTAGAGGACTTTGACCGGTGGACAGATAGTCTTCGTCATGTTCTTGACAGCCGAGATGGCCGTCGTTATTTCAGAGAGTTCCTTACATCTCGTAATTTGGACGAATCAGCTGCTACCCTTGAATTTTGGGAGCGATCAGAACTCTTATTGTGTCAACCAAAACATCCTAAAgt ACACGGGCATTCAAGATCATCAAGTATAACTGTAATGCGATTCCAAAAGGATGCTAGAGATCTTGTGACAATGGCTGAAGATCAAGTTAATTTTGATTTGGCACAATTGCGTTGTTTATATGAAGCAATTGATTCTGGTAAAGAAGAATTGATTCGGTCAACGTTTAAAGAAGCAATGCAAGCTGCATGTGAACTGTTAAGTGAAGACTATCAACTTTTCAGGCGGCATTTATTAAAACAGCGTGGCCTTCTTTCCTGA